In Chitinophaga nivalis, a single genomic region encodes these proteins:
- the fabD gene encoding ACP S-malonyltransferase has protein sequence MKICMFPGQGSQKKGMGEQLFVKYDELVQEANEILGYDLAVLCGKDPDRLLNNTRYTQPALFVVSALTYLDSVEKEGEPDYVLGHSLGEYAALFAAGAFSFGAGVKLVKQRGEMMNEVKNGGMAALIGLKKEAVEKILQHHNLGTIDIANYNTPEQIIVAGPREDIMAAQRVFESNGAKLYFPLNVSGAFHSRYMQEVAAAFGEMIARHTFTALRIPVIANVNALPYTNDNIGALLTAQITQPVKWWESIHYVYQHTKETPVFFETGPGDVLKKMLDFIPALAPAPAPAAVAATGKVVEQPQTATGFSDKIMPEWIGSADYKKDYKVKYAYAAGAMVHGIASKEMVVKMGRAGMMSYFGTGGMKAPEVEKAIVYIQQELQAGEPYGMNMLNGAREEEMVALMLKYNIRNIEASAYIEPGPALVKLRLKGLHRKADGSIESPRRIMAKISRPEVAELFLSPPSERIVAKLLADQVITAEEAALGKNIPMADDLCVEADSGGHTDQGVAWVLVPTIIRQRDASMKKFNYAKRINVGTAGGIGTPEAAAAAFVLGADFILTGSINQCTVEAGVSEVVKDMLQQINIQDTTYAPAGDMFEIGAKIQVLKKGVFFPARANKLYDLYKQYNTIHELSEETSVQLQQKYFKRSFDEIYEEVKAYYPPAEIALAERNPKQKMAYIFRWYFGHTTRLALNGDSNNKVDFQVHCGPALGAFNQWVKGTALEDWRNRHVDEIALKMMTETAVILHDRMQSFYTTGGKR, from the coding sequence ATGAAGATATGTATGTTTCCCGGACAAGGGTCACAGAAAAAAGGAATGGGAGAACAGTTGTTTGTGAAGTATGACGAACTCGTACAGGAAGCAAACGAAATACTGGGATATGATCTGGCAGTACTTTGCGGGAAAGACCCGGACAGACTGCTGAATAACACCCGTTATACCCAGCCCGCTTTATTTGTGGTCAGCGCACTGACCTATCTCGACAGCGTTGAGAAGGAGGGTGAACCGGACTATGTACTGGGGCATAGCCTGGGAGAATATGCGGCGTTATTCGCCGCCGGTGCTTTTTCCTTTGGCGCCGGAGTAAAGCTGGTAAAGCAGCGGGGCGAAATGATGAATGAAGTGAAAAACGGTGGAATGGCAGCTTTGATTGGGTTGAAAAAGGAAGCGGTAGAGAAGATATTGCAGCATCACAACCTGGGCACCATTGATATCGCCAATTACAATACACCGGAACAAATTATTGTTGCCGGGCCCAGGGAAGATATTATGGCGGCTCAGCGAGTATTTGAATCCAATGGGGCGAAGCTGTATTTTCCGTTAAATGTAAGCGGCGCCTTTCATTCCAGGTACATGCAGGAGGTGGCAGCAGCATTTGGGGAGATGATAGCCAGGCATACTTTTACTGCGTTGCGGATACCGGTCATTGCCAATGTGAATGCGCTTCCCTACACCAATGACAATATTGGCGCTTTACTGACGGCGCAGATCACCCAACCGGTAAAATGGTGGGAGAGTATACATTACGTGTATCAGCACACAAAGGAAACGCCTGTTTTTTTTGAAACTGGACCGGGAGATGTATTGAAAAAGATGCTTGACTTTATTCCTGCACTGGCGCCAGCTCCGGCTCCTGCAGCTGTTGCTGCAACCGGTAAAGTGGTGGAGCAACCACAAACAGCTACCGGTTTTTCGGATAAGATTATGCCGGAGTGGATAGGGTCGGCAGATTATAAAAAGGATTACAAGGTAAAGTATGCTTATGCCGCAGGCGCCATGGTACATGGTATTGCGTCGAAGGAAATGGTAGTGAAGATGGGTCGGGCAGGTATGATGAGCTACTTTGGCACTGGCGGCATGAAGGCGCCGGAAGTGGAAAAGGCGATTGTATATATTCAGCAGGAGCTGCAGGCAGGCGAACCTTATGGGATGAACATGCTCAATGGTGCAAGAGAGGAAGAGATGGTAGCCTTGATGCTCAAGTATAATATCAGGAATATAGAGGCCTCCGCCTATATAGAGCCGGGGCCCGCATTGGTGAAGCTCCGTTTAAAAGGCCTGCATCGTAAAGCAGATGGTAGTATAGAAAGCCCCCGCCGTATCATGGCTAAAATATCCCGGCCGGAAGTAGCAGAACTATTTTTAAGCCCGCCATCAGAAAGAATCGTAGCAAAGTTGCTGGCCGATCAGGTCATTACCGCAGAGGAAGCGGCATTGGGAAAAAATATTCCAATGGCAGATGACCTGTGTGTGGAAGCCGATTCCGGAGGACATACCGATCAGGGCGTTGCCTGGGTATTGGTACCTACCATTATCCGGCAACGGGATGCCAGCATGAAAAAATTCAATTATGCAAAGCGTATTAATGTAGGTACGGCAGGAGGAATCGGTACGCCCGAGGCAGCGGCCGCAGCTTTCGTACTGGGGGCAGATTTCATACTTACCGGCTCCATCAACCAATGTACCGTGGAAGCCGGCGTGAGTGAGGTGGTGAAAGATATGTTGCAGCAAATAAACATACAGGATACTACCTATGCGCCGGCTGGCGATATGTTTGAGATAGGCGCTAAAATACAGGTGTTGAAGAAAGGTGTTTTCTTTCCGGCAAGGGCGAACAAGCTATACGATTTGTACAAACAATACAATACTATTCATGAATTAAGCGAAGAAACCAGCGTGCAGCTGCAGCAGAAGTACTTTAAAAGAAGTTTTGATGAAATCTATGAAGAAGTAAAAGCATACTATCCACCGGCGGAAATTGCCCTGGCAGAACGGAATCCCAAACAAAAAATGGCCTATATCTTCCGCTGGTATTTTGGGCATACTACCCGGCTGGCGCTGAATGGAGACAGCAATAATAAAGTAGACTTTCAGGTGCATTGTGGTCCTGCATTGGGGGCATTTAATCAATGGGTAAAAGGTACTGCATTGGAGGACTGGCGTAACCGTCATGTGGATGAAATTGCCCTGAAGATGATGACCGAAACAGCAGTGATCCTCCACGACAGAATGCAATCATTTTATACAACAGGTGGGAAAAGATAA
- a CDS encoding alpha/beta hydrolase, translating into MPLDTVQAIIYSEIEVNLGKPLHELPVADIRAVWEEMFAYVGEGPEMLSVSNEKVVTATGAFDIRILLPAADPRGIIVFYHGGGWIAGTIDEHDTLGRMLANQTGCAVVLVDYRLAPEHPYPAAANDAYDALCWVAENKQGIAGKEVPLLVAGESSGGNLAVVTALRTRDLNGPAIAMQIVVCPIMDTDFTTASYLAPENQRLLTSEVMVRLWNDYVPDPDDRTQVYAAPLRAGDFSGLPAAVILTAGFDPLCDEGEAYAAALVQQGIPVVFKRYTHLTHGFFALPNVLPACDESIAFVAAAIDMQLRLAITDTTN; encoded by the coding sequence ATGCCATTGGATACTGTTCAAGCCATTATCTACAGCGAAATTGAAGTAAATCTGGGCAAGCCGTTGCATGAGTTGCCGGTAGCAGACATCCGGGCTGTATGGGAAGAAATGTTCGCTTATGTGGGAGAAGGACCGGAAATGTTATCGGTCAGCAATGAAAAGGTGGTTACAGCTACCGGTGCTTTTGATATCCGGATATTATTGCCTGCAGCGGATCCCCGGGGTATAATCGTTTTTTATCACGGGGGTGGCTGGATCGCCGGTACCATCGACGAGCACGACACGTTGGGCCGCATGCTGGCCAATCAGACAGGATGTGCAGTGGTGCTGGTGGATTACAGACTGGCGCCGGAACATCCCTATCCGGCAGCAGCCAATGATGCCTATGATGCCTTATGTTGGGTGGCAGAAAATAAGCAGGGCATAGCCGGCAAAGAGGTGCCACTCCTGGTAGCCGGGGAAAGCAGTGGCGGAAATCTGGCTGTGGTGACAGCCTTGCGTACACGGGATCTGAATGGCCCTGCTATTGCGATGCAGATTGTTGTTTGTCCGATCATGGATACTGATTTTACCACCGCTTCCTATCTGGCGCCTGAAAATCAGCGACTCCTGACAAGTGAGGTAATGGTACGGCTATGGAATGATTATGTACCTGATCCGGATGATCGTACACAGGTATATGCGGCCCCGCTGCGCGCGGGCGATTTTTCGGGGCTACCGGCAGCTGTTATACTGACAGCGGGTTTCGATCCTTTGTGTGATGAAGGAGAGGCCTATGCTGCAGCATTGGTACAACAGGGGATACCGGTTGTTTTCAAAAGATATACGCACCTGACGCATGGCTTCTTTGCCCTGCCGAATGTACTGCCTGCCTGCGATGAAAGCATTGCTTTTGTAGCAGCTGCCATTGATATGCAACTGCGTTTAGCCATTACAGATACCACCAATTAA
- a CDS encoding flavin-containing monooxygenase, which translates to MNDDTANRLSLPEIRETGNKILQLDFTDEQLQDMVHAANVPALLMATIHLTGDDSILTNITRGPVSVNIFDVSDGFRENEKEMVRKQALEVLRSYRRHPRALPAFPAEKMMTAMLHFITGEVVPDKQKEMLWEDFFAAGKDKKSVDWNNTKTPVSKRAGFQVMVIGAGMSGILAAIKLQEAGISFTVLEKNKAIGGTWYKNTYPGCRVDIMSHLYCYSFEPLLSCPHFFPTQDFMRQYFTDCSHKYKIAPHIRLGHTVTAMKWEEDRQEWEVGVTLPDGQTEIRRCNAVINATGQLHHPAIPDIPGMASFAGPCFHTADYNQELDLSGKRVGVIGTGSSGIQVATALSGSVKELLIFQRTPHWATPVDVYQEEVPQGKHDAMQHIPYYSNWYRLLLFWRMADGMNHYLVKDPAWKSKDESVNAFNGILRSYLIRHMKKETDSDPALITRIVPDYPPYGKRMLIDNDWYKTLSSPHVTLISGGVREMVPNGLVDQQGETHSVDAIILATGFKPFHPPFSVTGRAGITLLDAWGGAAQYSPRAYLGITMPGFPNYFMTYGPNTNVGTTFSIITISEFQVRYIITCMKEMLENDYSAIEPLQTAYAAYNAKVDAQLEKLVWNHPKVNSWYNSWPGKRSATNLPFSIADYRQLLLQPDMAAFIKYYGKSSPHPPNKVLHDESTD; encoded by the coding sequence ATGAATGATGATACGGCGAATAGGTTGTCATTACCCGAGATAAGGGAAACCGGTAATAAAATACTGCAGCTCGATTTTACAGATGAACAGCTGCAGGACATGGTGCATGCGGCCAATGTGCCTGCGTTGTTAATGGCAACAATTCACCTGACCGGAGATGACAGCATCCTTACCAACATCACTAGAGGACCTGTTTCTGTAAATATTTTTGATGTCAGTGACGGATTCAGGGAAAATGAAAAAGAAATGGTCAGAAAACAGGCGCTGGAAGTACTGCGCAGCTATCGGCGCCACCCCCGCGCATTACCGGCCTTCCCGGCTGAAAAAATGATGACAGCCATGCTGCATTTCATAACAGGAGAAGTGGTACCTGATAAACAAAAGGAAATGTTGTGGGAAGATTTTTTCGCCGCAGGAAAAGATAAAAAAAGTGTGGATTGGAATAACACCAAAACACCCGTGAGTAAAAGAGCGGGCTTTCAGGTAATGGTGATTGGAGCCGGGATGTCTGGTATCCTGGCAGCTATCAAGTTGCAGGAGGCCGGTATTTCCTTTACCGTGCTGGAAAAAAACAAAGCGATAGGAGGTACCTGGTATAAGAATACCTATCCGGGCTGCCGGGTAGATATCATGAGTCATCTGTATTGCTACTCCTTCGAACCGCTGCTATCCTGTCCCCATTTTTTTCCGACACAGGATTTTATGCGGCAATATTTTACGGATTGCAGCCATAAATATAAGATAGCGCCGCATATCAGGCTGGGACATACCGTTACGGCAATGAAATGGGAGGAGGATCGGCAGGAATGGGAAGTTGGGGTAACGTTGCCGGATGGTCAGACGGAGATACGCAGGTGTAATGCCGTGATCAATGCAACCGGTCAGCTGCATCACCCGGCTATCCCGGATATTCCTGGTATGGCTTCTTTTGCGGGGCCTTGTTTTCATACAGCAGATTATAATCAGGAACTGGACTTATCCGGAAAGCGTGTAGGCGTAATCGGTACCGGCTCCAGTGGTATACAGGTGGCAACAGCGCTGTCCGGCTCAGTCAAGGAATTGCTGATTTTTCAACGTACGCCACACTGGGCTACGCCGGTAGATGTTTATCAGGAAGAAGTGCCGCAGGGAAAGCACGACGCAATGCAGCATATTCCTTATTACAGCAACTGGTACCGGTTGTTGCTGTTCTGGAGAATGGCAGATGGAATGAATCATTACCTGGTGAAAGATCCTGCCTGGAAGTCGAAAGACGAGTCTGTAAATGCGTTTAATGGAATTTTACGCAGTTATCTTATCCGGCATATGAAGAAAGAAACGGATAGCGATCCGGCGTTGATAACCAGGATTGTTCCGGATTATCCGCCCTACGGCAAACGCATGCTGATTGATAATGACTGGTACAAAACATTGAGCAGCCCCCATGTAACCCTCATCAGTGGAGGGGTGCGTGAGATGGTGCCCAATGGTCTGGTGGATCAGCAAGGAGAAACACATAGCGTAGATGCGATTATACTGGCTACTGGTTTTAAACCGTTTCATCCTCCTTTCAGCGTAACCGGTCGGGCGGGTATCACGCTGCTGGATGCCTGGGGCGGCGCGGCGCAATACAGTCCCCGTGCATACCTGGGTATCACCATGCCGGGATTTCCCAATTATTTCATGACCTATGGCCCGAATACGAATGTTGGAACCACTTTCAGTATTATCACCATCAGCGAGTTTCAGGTGCGGTATATTATTACCTGTATGAAAGAGATGCTGGAAAATGATTATAGTGCCATAGAACCGCTTCAAACGGCTTATGCCGCTTATAATGCGAAAGTAGATGCGCAACTGGAGAAACTGGTCTGGAATCATCCTAAAGTAAACAGCTGGTATAACAGCTGGCCGGGAAAAAGAAGTGCCACCAATCTGCCTTTTTCCATAGCGGATTACCGGCAGCTGCTCTTACAGCCGGATATGGCGGCGTTTATTAAATATTACGGCAAGTCATCCCCTCATCCTCCTAATAAGGTTTTACATGACGAAAGTACTGATTGA
- a CDS encoding ABC transporter ATP-binding protein, producing the protein MTKVLIELKQVSKTYETAAEQVHVLRDLSCNICYGDFLVIAGASGSGKSTLLNIIGCIDKPSSGNIVFAGKDITAVRLEDLNLLRLKNIGYVFQSFNLIPVLSGYENVEFPLLFSSSDKKAIREKAEQMLVRVGLGNRMHYVPARLSGGQRQRVAIARALAGNPLLVIADEPTASLDADTAVSIVQLLKDLNEEYGVTIVLATHDPLIMRYASTKLFLKEGHLVDAH; encoded by the coding sequence ATGACGAAAGTACTGATTGAGCTAAAGCAGGTATCCAAAACATATGAAACAGCTGCCGAACAGGTACATGTGCTGCGCGACCTGAGTTGTAATATCTGCTATGGCGATTTTTTAGTCATAGCAGGGGCTTCCGGCAGCGGAAAATCAACCCTGTTGAATATTATAGGATGTATTGATAAACCATCTTCCGGCAATATTGTATTTGCCGGAAAAGACATTACAGCAGTTCGGCTGGAGGACCTGAATCTGCTGCGACTGAAAAATATTGGCTATGTATTCCAGTCTTTTAACCTGATCCCTGTGTTAAGCGGATACGAAAATGTAGAGTTCCCGCTGTTGTTTAGTAGCAGTGATAAAAAGGCTATCCGGGAAAAAGCGGAACAGATGCTGGTGCGGGTAGGCTTAGGTAACCGGATGCATTATGTGCCGGCCCGTTTATCCGGCGGGCAGCGGCAGCGGGTGGCTATTGCGCGGGCCCTGGCCGGTAATCCTTTGCTGGTGATTGCAGACGAGCCTACTGCCAGTCTGGATGCCGATACTGCTGTGTCGATTGTACAATTGTTGAAAGATCTGAATGAAGAATATGGGGTAACCATTGTATTGGCGACCCATGATCCATTGATAATGAGATATGCCAGTACAAAACTCTTTTTAAAAGAAGGACATCTGGTAGATGCGCATTAA